A window from Nevskia ramosa DSM 11499 encodes these proteins:
- the glnK gene encoding P-II family nitrogen regulator translates to MKLITAIIKPFKLDEVREALSEIGVAGITVTEVKGFGRQKGHTELYRGAEYVVDFLPKVKIEVAIDDDKLESAIEAITKSAHTGKIGDGKVFVTSLDQAIRIRTGETGRDAL, encoded by the coding sequence ATGAAACTGATCACAGCCATCATCAAGCCTTTCAAGCTTGACGAGGTGCGTGAAGCCCTGTCGGAGATCGGCGTCGCCGGCATCACCGTCACTGAAGTCAAGGGCTTCGGCCGCCAGAAAGGCCATACCGAGTTGTACCGGGGAGCGGAGTACGTTGTCGATTTCCTTCCGAAAGTGAAGATCGAAGTCGCCATCGACGACGACAAGCTCGAATCCGCGATCGAAGCGATCACCAAGTCGGCACACACCGGGAAGATCGGTGACGGCAAGGTTTTCGTCACTTCGCTCGACCAGGCCATCCGCATCCGCACCGGCGAGACCGGGCGCGACGCGCTCTGA
- a CDS encoding putative Na+/H+ antiporter: protein MTPTLFQLLAAAMFALALLHTFSVAFVAKIAHRFPHHAGLIHSLAEVEIVFALWAAALISAFMAVEGPAAAIAYVEGRNFTEPLFVFAIMVVAASRPVLAAMGNVTRVVARVLPLPGAAATYFAALTVIPLLGSLITEPGAMTLAALLLRESHFRYRLPVRMCYATLGVLFVNVSVGGALTPFAAPPVLMVASIWSWDLNFMLNNFAVKVVPVVLINAAVVTGMFMTTLRKLPTEDASGDDHRVPVSQALLHLGFLVAIVVFAHHPPMFLGVLLLFLLWAHAYPVHQNRLILKEALLVACFLAGLVIIGGLQQWWLKPVLQALNPQQVFVAATMLTAITDNAAVTYLAAQVPNLSDEFKYFVVAGAITGGGLTVIANAPNPAGMAILKPLFPNQTVGAGGLFIAALPPTLLMFFAFLLF, encoded by the coding sequence ATGACGCCGACGCTCTTCCAGCTGCTTGCTGCCGCAATGTTTGCGCTGGCGTTGCTGCATACCTTCTCGGTCGCCTTCGTCGCGAAGATCGCCCACCGTTTTCCGCACCATGCCGGCCTGATCCACTCACTGGCCGAAGTCGAGATCGTGTTCGCCCTGTGGGCTGCGGCGCTGATCTCCGCCTTCATGGCCGTGGAAGGTCCGGCGGCAGCGATCGCCTATGTCGAGGGCCGCAATTTCACCGAGCCGTTGTTCGTGTTCGCAATCATGGTGGTTGCCGCCAGCCGGCCGGTGCTGGCGGCGATGGGCAATGTCACCCGCGTGGTCGCCCGCGTGCTGCCGCTGCCGGGTGCCGCGGCGACCTACTTCGCGGCGTTGACGGTGATCCCGCTGCTCGGCTCGCTGATCACCGAGCCCGGCGCCATGACCCTGGCGGCGCTGCTGCTGCGCGAAAGCCATTTCCGTTATCGCCTGCCGGTACGCATGTGCTACGCCACGCTCGGCGTGCTGTTCGTCAATGTCTCGGTGGGCGGCGCGCTGACGCCGTTCGCGGCACCGCCGGTCCTGATGGTGGCGAGCATCTGGAGCTGGGACCTGAACTTCATGCTCAACAACTTCGCGGTCAAGGTGGTGCCGGTGGTGCTGATCAATGCCGCGGTGGTCACCGGCATGTTCATGACCACGCTGCGCAAGCTGCCGACCGAAGACGCTTCCGGTGACGATCATCGCGTACCCGTCTCGCAGGCCTTGCTGCACCTCGGCTTCCTGGTCGCCATCGTGGTATTCGCCCACCATCCGCCGATGTTCCTCGGCGTGCTGCTGCTGTTCCTGCTCTGGGCTCACGCCTACCCCGTGCACCAGAACCGCCTGATCCTCAAGGAAGCGCTGCTGGTGGCCTGCTTTCTGGCCGGTTTGGTGATCATCGGCGGCCTTCAGCAATGGTGGCTGAAGCCGGTGCTGCAGGCGCTGAACCCGCAGCAGGTGTTCGTCGCCGCGACGATGCTGACCGCGATCACCGACAACGCCGCCGTTACCTATCTCGCCGCCCAGGTGCCGAACCTGTCCGACGAGTTCAAGTACTTCGTGGTTGCTGGTGCGATCACCGGCGGCGGCCTGACGGTGATCGCCAACGCGCCGAACCCGGCCGGCATGGCGATCCTGAAGCCGCTGTTTCCGAACCAGACCGTCGGCGCCGGTGGATTGTTTATCGCCGCACTCCCGCCTACGCTGCTGATGTTCTTCGCTTTCCTGCTGTTCTGA
- a CDS encoding accessory factor UbiK family protein: MIDPRALEEIASRLGRVLPPGLRGLRTELEDNFRAVLRANLDRLELVSRERFDTQAELLARTQTRLAVLEKRLKALEKQAAGQAD, from the coding sequence ATGATCGATCCCCGCGCCCTCGAAGAAATTGCCTCCCGCCTCGGCCGCGTGCTGCCACCCGGTCTGCGCGGCCTCAGGACCGAGCTGGAAGACAACTTCCGCGCCGTGCTGCGAGCCAACCTCGACCGCCTGGAACTGGTCAGCCGCGAGCGCTTCGACACCCAGGCCGAATTGCTCGCCCGCACCCAGACCCGCCTGGCGGTGCTGGAAAAGCGGCTGAAGGCGCTGGAAAAGCAGGCGGCTGGCCAAGCCGACTAG
- a CDS encoding YifB family Mg chelatase-like AAA ATPase: MTLAIIHSRAQNGLTAEAVTVEVHLAPGLPGLAIVGLPEAAVRESRDRVRAAIVNSGYQFPNRRITVNLAPADLPKEGGRFDLPIALGVLAASGQIPLEPLAALEVLGELSLTGEIRPVRGALPAALQCAKMGRALLVPAANIGEASLAEHAIVHGALSLGALCTELHENRLSVAPRPILEETVDHGPDLADVRGQLQARRALEIAAAGGHSLLMAGPPGSGKSMLAQRLPGLLPPLAQDEALEVAAIASIGHGGFDPALWGRRPYRSPHHTASAVALVGGGGNPRPGEITLAHGGVLFLDELPEFERAVLEVLREPLENGRITISRAARQVDFPARFQLVAAMNPCPCGYLGDSGQNSRCRCTPDQVARYRGRLSGPLLDRIDLHVFVPRLEATALTSATPVTAESSATVRLRVQAARALQLARAGKINAALGVRELDRDAAPDEAGRALLQTAMTRLGLSARAFHRVLKVARTIADLAGVAEVGTAQIAEALRYRPVDQTP, from the coding sequence ATGACGCTCGCCATCATTCATAGCCGCGCACAGAACGGGTTAACCGCCGAAGCCGTGACTGTGGAAGTGCATCTGGCGCCGGGACTGCCCGGCCTGGCGATCGTCGGCCTGCCGGAAGCGGCGGTGCGCGAGTCGCGCGATCGAGTACGCGCGGCGATCGTCAATTCCGGCTACCAGTTCCCGAATCGTCGGATCACCGTCAATCTGGCGCCGGCCGATCTGCCCAAGGAAGGTGGCCGCTTCGATCTGCCGATCGCGCTCGGCGTGCTTGCCGCCTCGGGTCAGATTCCGCTGGAACCGCTGGCCGCGCTCGAAGTGCTGGGCGAATTGTCCCTCACCGGCGAGATTCGCCCCGTGCGCGGCGCACTGCCGGCAGCGCTGCAATGCGCCAAGATGGGGCGCGCGCTGCTGGTTCCAGCCGCCAATATCGGCGAAGCCTCGCTGGCGGAGCATGCAATCGTTCACGGTGCGCTCAGTCTTGGTGCGTTGTGCACCGAACTGCACGAGAACCGCCTCAGCGTCGCACCAAGGCCGATCCTGGAAGAAACCGTCGATCACGGCCCGGACCTCGCCGACGTCCGCGGCCAGTTGCAGGCACGGAGAGCGCTGGAAATCGCTGCCGCTGGCGGTCATTCGCTGCTGATGGCCGGGCCGCCCGGCAGTGGCAAGAGCATGCTGGCGCAGCGCCTGCCTGGCCTGCTGCCGCCGCTGGCTCAGGATGAAGCGCTGGAAGTGGCCGCGATCGCCAGCATCGGCCATGGCGGTTTCGATCCGGCGCTGTGGGGGCGCCGTCCCTATCGCAGCCCGCATCACACCGCGTCCGCCGTGGCGCTGGTCGGCGGCGGCGGCAATCCCCGGCCGGGCGAAATCACTTTGGCGCACGGCGGTGTGCTGTTTCTCGATGAACTGCCCGAGTTCGAACGCGCCGTGCTCGAAGTGCTGCGCGAACCGCTGGAGAACGGCCGGATCACCATTTCCCGCGCCGCCCGGCAGGTCGATTTTCCGGCTCGCTTCCAGCTCGTCGCCGCGATGAATCCCTGCCCCTGCGGATACCTGGGAGACAGCGGCCAGAATTCGCGCTGCCGCTGCACGCCGGATCAAGTCGCCCGCTATCGCGGCCGCTTGTCCGGGCCTTTGCTCGATCGCATCGATCTGCACGTCTTCGTGCCGCGGCTCGAGGCCACGGCGCTGACCTCGGCAACGCCGGTCACAGCGGAATCGAGCGCGACGGTCCGGCTGCGCGTACAGGCAGCACGAGCACTTCAGCTGGCGCGCGCCGGCAAGATCAACGCCGCGCTCGGCGTTCGCGAGCTGGACCGCGATGCCGCGCCCGATGAAGCCGGCCGGGCCTTGCTGCAGACGGCGATGACCCGGCTCGGCCTGTCGGCCCGAGCGTTTCATCGGGTGCTGAAAGTGGCGCGG